Genomic DNA from Epinephelus moara isolate mb chromosome 24, YSFRI_EMoa_1.0, whole genome shotgun sequence:
CATCACCTTCTTCCCCACCACGGTGTCTGGGTCTAGTGGGAGTCCTGGGAGGGTCTCCATCGTAGATGATGAGCAGGGAGCTGGAGTAGAAGCGGTAGGACTCGCAGGCCTCCAGGGCAGCTTGCATTTCACGGAGTCTGCGCAGCACTGGGGACAGCAGCTCTCGCCGTAGGCGGTGCCCATCATGGAAGAACTGGTAGAGAGCCTCCTTGAAGCCTGCAAGGGTGAGCTTACGGCCGTGGTATTTATTCATGAACATCAGCTGGCCTGAGTCTGACTGGTACACCTGCAggtcaaacagaaacacaatcaGTACAGCTTCACGTGCAACCAATACAAACAGATCTTCAATATTAAGTGATGCATCTCTACCTTACCTGCATGCCACAAAGACGCACTCCAATAGAGGCGGATGTGCTCTGTTGACACTTGCGAATCTGATTGGCTTTCTTCTCCTCTGATGCATCGTCCCCATGTTGGCGAGTTCCCATCTTCAAGTCTAAGACACATGGTACTGTGTAGCGCCACGTCAGATTCTCCAACAGAATAAATTCTGTGAATGTGGGTCAAGGATCGTACAACAAAAGATCTATAGACGAACACAGAATATACACGCTTATATTAACATCTAAGACCCATCTGTCTACTTCACTGCAGACTGAGACACCCAGTAGCAGCTGCTCGCTCATGAAAGGATACTGTATTGGTTACGGTGCTTTGCATTCTCCTTCATCCTCTGTAAGTGCTGCTGGTGACATTTGAGACTCCAGGGGTTGTGTTTGATCTGTGGCACCACGTTGCCTTTTTCCAGGCTGAAGTAGAGAacctctgcctgctgctgctgctgctgcatctcatCACGATTGTAACTGCAAAGGAGACAACACCAAAAAACAAGTCAGCTTTGGTGTTACAGAACGTATTCATGAAGTGCCTTGTCGTTTATAAAAGCCATTACAGTGCTGCGGTGAGATCCTCACCTTATGATCTTGTCTTCTTTACGGCTGTGTCGAGCTCTGTCTTTGCTGTAGTTGTCGTTCTCCAGAAGCAAAGAGGACTGCTTCTTGTTGCTCCACTTTAGCATCTTGCTCTTGGGCTCGCAGTCTGCCGAGGGATCTTTGTTTTCCAGGTCGCCTGATTCGCTGTGGAGGGGGTAGGCGATGAGGCACAGGTTCCCTTCCTCATCCTCTTCGAAACTGACCGACACTACACCTGAGAGGGCGAGAAGGAGCACAAGGGAGCGGTTATCAGAACTGCACTCTAAAATCAATACCACTATGCTAATCATTTATACTAATGGGTGTCTTATTAGTTACACAGAACATGCCTTACCAAATATtctttttattcacatttaaaaacacaccacagagttggacacatacatacatacatactgcACATATATTCAGACAAACATGTTATATGGCAGTTGCAAACAGATGGAAGTGGAAAGCAGGACATTAACAAAAGCATTTTATATGAAGAGCAACATGTCAGAACACAAACCATGTAATGTGACTCATTACTCAGGAAACGAGAGTCAAAATACCACACAAGGCCGAAATGTGTCAAACTCAACGTGACGTTTATTAAGCATCTGCTTCACATGAATCACACACATTAACTCATAATACAGCGTTTCAGGCAATCTGCAGTGACATGAGAAAATGAAGTGCAATTCCACATACAAAACAGACAATTCAATAAGCAACAGACAGAGATAGCGTAACCACATTACAGATAATCAGGACGACAACATAATTCAGTGAGTCTCTTCACAGTTCATGAGGCCTTAAATAGAACAagaacatttgtgtttttgcattttgtttagAGGTGAGTATCACAGTCTTACAACACTCAAGAACAAACGAGAGAAGGAAGGACTCACAAAATGTATCTAGACACAGTTTATTGATCAAAGATACAGTGTACCTTAAAGCCAATGCTAATCTATAACATGatccacaaacaaacacacaccaataGACCCCCTGCCTCTGGTAAAAGTCCCTATAAGGGCATGTCTATaaaccctctgtgtgtgtgtagtggggGAGGTGTCGCACTGAGAATAAACATCACAGCTGCAGCGGTTGATAGTGATAAACCACAGACAGGAAGGACGTATGTGGCTGATCAAGAGAAAGAAAGTGGCCGCATCCGAATTGATACAGGACACACGTTGCATCCATCAACACTGGTAGACACATTACAAAACAGCCACTGAATAACAGGAAATAAACTGCAATCTACTCTGAGAACAACCTCACCAAACAGAGCCAGggtttaaaaaatgcagtgtggtgtgtttgcatgttagCCGGTGAGTCTTAGGACCCAGCATCCATGTTTCTTCCGCAGCCCGAGGCCTGGCTGATGTCATGCGCACTGACATCACCACCCTGCAGGAGGAGGCCCGGCCTCTTCAGTCTGTCCTCAGGACTGTGCCATCCACTCACAGCTGCAATGTCATCACACCACCTTAGTGAGTGTGGGAAATTATGAGTCACTCCGACTTGATCCATAAGAAGTGCTCATAGATTACTGAGACAGGTGCATCAATTGATTTTATAGCCCAGTAGTAAAAGAAATACCATGATATAGCAGAAGGGCTGACAGATTTGCAGATCATTATCAATGACGATTAATTTATTAGGGTTCAAGAGTTCTGGTTGTCCAGTCAGAGTCTCATGTCTATATCCTGGAATTAAAATCCTCTACACagcctttattttttacagtacatgtaGTACATTCTGATCACAGGCCTCTGAAATGTGTCCCTGAAACCATTAGATAATGATAAATGTCTTCAGGCTAAGAGATGCAAAGTATAAGGCTTCAAAAGAGCCCAGAAGTCCTCTATCACCCACTGCCCAAATCCCCACACCTCTTCCTGGGTCTTATAATAATCTCAATCCGCATTACTGAGGAGTCAGGTACTGGTGTGCGTCCTACCTCCGTCATATCGCCGCCATTAAGACGTCTGTACCAGCATGtactaggtgtcattgtctgtgGTGAAACCGTGGACCTGGGTGCAACCACAGGAACATTATATTCTGATTCCGTGTGTGTAGGTGAAAATGTGTGTTAGTGTCCGTGTCTCTGTGACGGATTTGAAACCAGATCTGGAAATCTCTTCAAGTGACTGGTGAATTACTCCACGATGATCTGTCCCATTTATTTTTGATCCACGTGAAACCGTATCTGATCTTGAAACCCAAGCCTGCATGAAAGCCAGGCTCGAGCTTTCAGAAGACCTCTGGCTACACGTCCTAGTCTGGCCCTCGGCCTGGATGCTACTTGAAACCTCCACCTCGCATCCAGAGCCAGAGGACTGGCTGCCAATTGCTCCAGCATGAGACTGTACACAAGTCACATTACAGTATGTGTCCactgaaaacaggaaaatataaatatagaaatGCATGTTGCAGTGTGCTGTTGTGTACGCCATGTTCTTTAAGCTCTGGCAGCAATCCATTGCAatcacacaaaatgacatcCACATGATCCGCACACATGCATTTTGTGCAGCAAAGCGTGGATAACATTTCGCACACACTGTTAGCACTCACATAAGGACAATTAAGAGATGAAGTTTGGTACCAATGATGACGTTACATCAGAGGTAGCTTGACACTTCCTGCAGATGTGGGATGGGGGACTTACCTTTATACTGAGGGGTGAACTTCCTCATCTCTGTGGGGAGGCTCTTGTAGAACTGGTGCTCCCGGGGGATGAGGGGCTTGCATATTGTTTGCTCCCCAAATCGCAGCACACAAGAGTGGCCCCCCACCTGGTGCACGAATGGCTCAAGCATCACCCCTTTTCCGGGATAAGGAGTCCCGTCCGCCTGCATGAGGGCTTCCAGAGCGGGACTCATCCTCACTCCGCATCGGACAACAGAGCTGGGGGGACCCACGTCGCTCGGGAGGCAATCGGCTCGGCCGCTCGTTTGGCTCCCTATCCTCGAGCTCTTTTCTCTTGGCTCGCGCGGGGGCGCTACTGGTCGCCTGCTCGAGCAcagcagtgaaaaacaaagGGCTGACCAGGAAGGACACAGGCGGCGACAAAATCCCTTATTCCCCCTTCGTTTCCCTCACGAAGGACAAATAATAAAACTCCACGTTTGGGCTGGATAGTCTCCGTGTTTGTTCGTGTACTAAAACGCTACTCATGTAGCTGTAAAAGCTGCTTAAAAACGTTTTCAAGGCGACGTACGTTTCCGTAGTACTCGTCGTGTGGCTGTTACCGAAACTGACGGCAGGGCTGAGCCTCCAGCCTGAAAAACAGCACAAGCAGCCTGTAAGCCCCGCCCCTCCTCTcagccagccaatcacagagccgCTGCTGTCGCTGGGAGGAGACAAGGCACCTAGGAGAGGATCAAGCAGATCGAGCAAACAAAGAGGAAGGGGAGAAAACAGGGGGGAGGGGAGAACAGGAAAAATactagacacaaaaacaaaacactgaggaCATTTTTTCTATGTACTTGCGTGTTCCGTCGTTCTTGTTAAAAAGAGCGAGGCTGCAGGTTGCATTTTAAGTTTCATCTAATTCTTGCAATATCCGTGGCCGTGGAGGCAAGCTGCAGCTGGGTGTCCAAAATGGCAAGGAGGAAATGGAAACTGCACACATGCCATTTATTTGTCATTACAATTTAAACTCAAATTATCATGTCTCTGCAATAAGGAAGGCaaaactgaaatgtgtgttCCGGTGGCATGAGTACTTGTAGCGTGTGTCAAATATTGTCAATTTAAACATGTGATTTTACACAAAGATATGttataaataattattttgtacAATTAAGACATGCCCGAGAGAActtattacaagataaacaGTTTTTCACAccagtggcacaaaaagcaagGAACTAACTTGGAGACTGCTGCCACGGTCACATCATATGGGACGGGAGGATTCCCGTGTTTACAACTTGGAAGCGTGCATGTCCTCAGAGCACTGGGTGGAGCTGGTTCATGCGAGGGTCGAAACCAAAACAGCTCCATCCATTACATTTAATTGCTTAGTTATGTTGAACAATGGAATCTGGTCTGGCCTTAGTATTAAGGTGATCACTCTTTACAAGACACCTGTTATCGCAGCAATAAGCAACAAATGTTAAGACCCATAAATGGgctgcattaaaaacacaaagggcttttaacagatctggggaaaacagcattttcttAATATGCACCTTGGACATGAAACAAacttcaaaaagatctaaaattaggcCACTTtatttgaatagttgttgttttactgtggattttttcttgtattaaatgttgtatttgttgcattttaacgtgttctgattggctgctaccttggccaggtctgTAAAAGAGACTTTCAATCTTGATGGGacttctggttaaataaaggttaaataaaaaatagtccAGTTGGAATAACACATCCATGAGTTTGAAGCATTCATTGATGGATGCTCTCCCAAAGAACTTCTGGGTACCCAGGTGTCACCGGACATCAGTATGAGGTCAGAGATGTTGGACTCTTCGGAGTTGGACAGACTtaaaattttggttggaataaaTATCTAGTTGACGATTATGTCTAATGTTAGAATAACACGTTTCATGGATGTTAACATGATGACATTTCGCAAATGTTGGGTTGTTCTCCATACCTTACaattaaaggctctctaagtcttcctaaacttgaaaagtttttgtcacatacagcaaacatctcctcacgatctgctagctacatgtcctctgaatatgctgtgaaaaagtccggtctctgtaggcagcccaggctccgcaaatggcaacaaaaacattgtggtccaggctgcaccaaccagccagcacgagaccagcgaaagcaagcacacatgaacgcggtgcccatgtctcacagtcttgcgcaagcgtgcacacgtgaacctcggtgcccagagaggcagttagagctacagtcTACAATGAAGCTAAAAGGCgagctagctccgttgtgtttgataacattgttgaatgtaaacagaagtgaagtgtttttgttgccatttgcggagcctgggctgcctacagagaccggactttttcacagcatattcagaggacatgtagctagcggatcgtgaggaaatgtttgctgtatgtgacaaaaacttttcaagcttaggaagacttagagagcctttaaatgtctttattctACATCATGTTCAGGCCACTCTCTTCCCCCCAACCCAGTGTCCAGTAGTCGACAATGACAGACATATCagttttttacctgtttaaactGTGCCAGGAATGACACATATGATGTTTGTCAATTAAAAGATCATCTTCATCATTTCGCAAGTCAAGAAAGTCGCAGTTTGTTGTAGACTTTTCACAGTACCATTTAATTTTGTGTGAAACCACTCAGTAAATTACATCGCTCATCTCACACAATAAATGCCACCAACACCAACTACTAGCTAGCCGTTAGCTATGTCATAGCGATCTTAGCTatgtctcacacacaaatgaaacgTTATCTTACCTGATGTGTTTAATCCAGCTACGCCTGGTCAAAGAATGAGCAAGACCTGTCACTTGTGTGAGTATGAAACATAAAGGATAAAGGCATTGTAACTTTAGCGAaaaagaacattatgatgtcacatatGCGCCTTGTTGAGTCATTCTTATTACGTATTTTCATTGTTGTCATACTTCAGCAGTTTTACAACACATTGCGACtttcttgacttgcaaaattatcttttaaattaacaaacatCAAATGTGTAatatggcacaattcaaacggGATCAAAAGAATTAGTTGTCTCTTGCCATTAACTACTTTTGTGACACAATGTCCCATGGTGGTCCAACAGAAGGGGAGGGACTTTGCCTCTATACATCTGAGATGACAtaagaaacatgaaaaaatcTTTTCTATTTCATAATACAAAACGTAACTGCCCTTGTTTACTGTTTGAGGTGTCCTGACATTTCTTTAACAATGGTCGACTGTGTGGCCCGCTGGCTATTTCTGTGTTGCAGTACTGCAGCTGGCCTCTTGTAACAACTGTCTGCAGGGCTGACTCATCTAGCTCTCTGTACACTCATGGTCTGAGGGCTTTTCTGATGCCAAGAGACTGCACGAGAGTTTATTCTGCTATAAAGCAGAATAAACTCTCGTGTTCTCCCCTCACAACTGCAGTAGATTGAAAATTAACAGGAGATAGGTGTCACCAGATAGCAGGCACAAGTCtacacattatattatattctacAGGAGTATATACTTACCTGTATTTGACCAAAACACATCAGTCTCAAAAAGTGAGAAGACAGCATTTTTCTGGACATGATGTTATTATGATGTGGACCTGAACAGGATCAAATTCATTGATGAGAATACTGCTTTTACCCACTTTAACACATTATATTTAAGTGCGCCacagtaaacacaaacaaagcagaGCACTGTTTAAACAACCGTCCTATCTTAGCAGTGCATCGTCTATATATCAGAGAACAACATCCTTTTGTATTATAACATACATCCCAGTTGTAGAATTCTAAGCTGCTGCCATAAAAAGACCCCTCATGGCAATATTTGTGGGCATCTCATATTTAAGTCTCTTTAAAGGCAAAACATTGCAAGACACTACAAGATAACATACAAGCTACTGCAATACTGGATTTCTTCAGTGGTATAAAGCCTTTAACcttgtttgtattattattttttgcagtaTGATAGAATATCAGGAGAAAAACGTCCTTGGGTGGAGGTTGTGAGTAGCATGGGTGAACCCtgtgtaacaacagcaacacaaggCGGGAGCGGAGTGGGATCAGACGCCTGGTGTTCGTGCTGTCTGAATACAAGTTGTGACAGGGCACATTACCTCAAGGTCCATGTTCCCCCCTCGTGAGCTAGCACCGAAAATAGAATCTAATTCTGTAGCACAGTTATTTTTAGTTTGATTGTATGACCCCAAATAACATAGATTGCATCAGCCAAATAACAACAGATATAGCAGCTGTGTGGGTTGTCTCAtctgatgctaatgctaagttagcaagTTAACGTTACATTAGTTGTAGCTGTTTCATTAGAATGTAGTGTCGTAACGTGAATAAGTGTGACTAAATGTGATAGTAAATCTGCAGTAGTGGTTGTTaaaaaaggaagacaaaaaCTCCCATGATCCTATGCTACTTCATGACGTCAGCAAAGTCTGTTTTTGTTACTGGTTTGACTGATGGATTGCTAGTGGTGGACATTACATATAGGGCACAGTGTTGCCAACCTAGCGGCTTTGTTGCTAGATTTAGCAACTTTTCAGAACCTCTTAGTGACTTtacttgtaaaaaaaatgacTAGTGACAAATTAAGCAACTTATTTAGATCATCTGAAGAAAGagaaatatattatatttttatttattttcatgcacGCTGCTCAGAGTAACTGCTGTCCACTACAGGGTCTCTCCCTTTTGCCTCTTGTGCCGTGCAGTAGGTGTGGGACAGGCAGGAGGAGACACTCTTGCTCTTTGAAATAAAAGCAGTAGAAACAGGTGCTCTATAATAAAAGCACAGATTTTTCTATTGAATCTATTCAGTGacattttaatgcttttaatgCCATGATGTCACCAATATGCAAGTGAGCATATGATGTCATCTGGCAACTTTTAGCAACTTTTGGAGCTAATGCTAGCTACTTTAATTGGAAAAGAGTGTGCAGCACTGATTGTGCATTTAAACAGCACAGTGGGTTTGGCAACTGTGACAGCCAGACATTCTGGTGTGTTGGTGCCTCCTTGGCTTTACTTTGGGTCAGGGTGAAGTTAAGCTTTAGACCGAACTGGAAATGTCTTCGTGACTGGCAGCTGACCTACTGAGTCTGACTAGTGTGCCAGGCCAGACAAAGCTGAGGTACTGTAGGCAAGCTCAGGTCACTGGACGGTTATAGCCTAATCACGCACTAATCTCTGATGTTCCAGTTCTGCAATGGGATTACAAATGGGAAGAAAGGATCCCAGACCCAGGCAGGCAGGGGATTAAATGATCAGCTCCAGAACAGGGCACCCACTCTTTTCTTTCCACTGGTCTCACAGGTAGGGACTCCCTGGTGGTCTGGTGTGAAATgtggataaaaaaagaaaaaagaaaaataagagtCTGTGTatagcaatgtgtgtgtgtaaggaggTACTCTTTGGGCGTCCCAGACATTCTGATCCCAGGATCAACTAAACAATACTGACTTAATCATGCCGGTCCATTTTTTGGAAAAGAAAACCGTGGCTGTGTCGTGTTACCGTATGAAGGATTTACTTGTGTGATTGTAAAGGTGTAGAGTGGGCCTCAACGCTGGGTCGGGGATGAACGCATGCATTTCCCTGTGTGTCCCCTAAACTTCGTCACGTCCAGGACCCTCAGTCTGATGTAAAGAAGCTCTcatgcaaaaaaatattttgctcAGATATTTTGACCATAAAGCATATTACACTCTATCATAGTGCTACTGATCTTGAAACTGAAATAAAGCATCAAACCCTTCAACATTTGTTCTCACCAATATTACATGTACAGTGTGAAGGGTACAAgaaagtgtgtgttcatgggTATAAGTGGCCTTTTCTCTAGCCTAGTCACCATGGCCTGAGTGATGCGTCAGTGTTATGTCAGCTTAGTGCGGCTTCCCCTCTCATGTCATGGGTCCGTGCTTCAGGACAATAGACCCAGGCTGCACCACAGGGCCCTGGATCCAACTATGAAACAGAGCAGTGATGCAACATCCAACAACCTCCTCCTTGCACACTGTATAATGCGTGGCCTTCTA
This window encodes:
- the ip6k2b gene encoding inositol hexakisphosphate kinase 2b, with protein sequence MSPALEALMQADGTPYPGKGVMLEPFVHQVGGHSCVLRFGEQTICKPLIPREHQFYKSLPTEMRKFTPQYKGVVSVSFEEDEEGNLCLIAYPLHSESGDLENKDPSADCEPKSKMLKWSNKKQSSLLLENDNYSKDRARHSRKEDKIISYNRDEMQQQQQQAEVLYFSLEKGNVVPQIKHNPWSLKCHQQHLQRMKENAKHRNQYKFILLENLTWRYTVPCVLDLKMGTRQHGDDASEEKKANQIRKCQQSTSASIGVRLCGMQVYQSDSGQLMFMNKYHGRKLTLAGFKEALYQFFHDGHRLRRELLSPVLRRLREMQAALEACESYRFYSSSLLIIYDGDPPRTPTRPRHRGGEEGDEDEPSDEEEEEEEEEDEEEEEEGAFGFPRSSSAGSSASVAGGSSNSGSSRSSHSTGEASSPAVDVRMIDFAHTTCRHYGEDSVVHEGQDSGFIFGLQNLITIISQLEDHSTD